One segment of Pristis pectinata isolate sPriPec2 chromosome 3, sPriPec2.1.pri, whole genome shotgun sequence DNA contains the following:
- the slc3a1 gene encoding neutral and basic amino acid transport protein rBAT, with protein MPKEVLQQYSNQMRYRLPREIIFWLVVAATLVLVACTISIIAVSPKCLDWWQGSPIYQIYPRSFKDSDGDGVGDLNGIKEKLDYFVDLNIKAIWISSVYKSPMKDFGYDVEDFEDINPILGTMEEFDSLLKAVHDKGLKLIMDFIPNHTSNKHRWFQLSRNRNGKYTDYYIWVNCKSEMNKTISPNNWVSLFGHSAWQYDEVRGQCYLHQFLKEQPDLNYRNIDVQEEMKNILRFWLKKGVDGFQVDAVKYLLEAESLRNEPQVNLTQNPNNITSYDELYHDYTATQVGMHDIVRSWRHVLNEFSTEPGRYRFMLTESYDNEELYKTVMYYGTPIQKEADFPFNFYLIDLYKDMSGNGVFKIVDYWMRNMPAGKWPNWVVGNHDNSRIASRIGAQYTDVVNMLLLTLPGTPTTYYGEELGMKNIIVPEDEIQDPFGRFDHAANRDPQSSPMQWDSSANAGFSTANKTWLPVHSNHIKVNVEVEKKEQNSTLTLYRELSFLRQSELPIHRGWMCYIWNDTDVFAYVRELDGLDSVFLIVLNFGKASAVNLASKVPYLPKEANVRLSTDSNKKGKTVQTASIITGAGEGLVLEYRTNNPVHSKAEFKDKCYISQKACYLSTLGLLYKNC; from the exons ATGCCCAAGGAAGTCCTGCAGCAATATTCAAACCAAATGCGTTACAGGTTGCCCAGAGAGATTATTTTCTGGCTCGTTGTTGCAGCCACACTAGTTTTGGTTGCCTGTACTATCAGCATTATTGCAGTGTCTCCTAAGTGTCTGGATTGGTGGCAAGGCAGTCCAATCTACCAAATCTATCCACGATCCTTCAAAGACTCTGATGGGGATGGTGTTGGGGACTTGAATG GAATTAAAGAGAAATTGGATTATTTCGTGGATTTAAACATCAAAGCTATTTGGATAAGTTCAGTGTACAAGTCTCCAATGAAAGATTTTGGGTATGATGTCGAAGATTTTGAAGATATTAATCCAATACTTGGAACAATGGAAGAGTTTGACAGCCTCTTAAAAGCTGTACATGACAAAG GTTTGAAACTAATAATGGACTTCATTCCAAATCACACGAGTAACAAACACCGTTGGTTTCAACTTAGCCGGAACCGAAATGGAAAATACACCGATTACTACATCTGGGTGAACTGTAAATCAGAGATGAACAAAACCATTAGCCCCAACAATTGG GTTAGCTTGTTCGGACATTCTGCATGGCAGTATGATGAGGTTCGCGGACAGTGTTACTTACACCAATTCTTGAAGGAACAACCTGATTTGAATTACAGAAACATTGATGTGCAAGAAGAAATGAAA AACATATTAAGATTTTGGTTGAAGAAAGGAGTTGATGGCTTCCAGGTGGATGCAGTCAAATATCTTTTGGAAGCTGAAAGTCTAAGGAATGAGCCTCAAGTCAACTTAACCCAGAATCCA aaTAATATCACATCATATGATGAGCTATATCATGACTACACAGCCACACAAGTGGGAATGCATGACATTGTCCGGAGCTGGCGACATGTTTTGAATGAGTTCAGTACAGAACCAGGCAGATACAG GTTTATGCTGACTGAATCCTATGACAATGAAGAACTTTATAAGACCGTGATGTACTATGGAACACCGATCCAAAAGGAAGCTGATTTTCCCTTTAACTTCTACCTTATTGATCTCTATAAAGACATGTCAGGAAATGGAGTATTTAAAATTGTAGATTATTGGATGCGCAACATGCCTGCAGGCAAATGGCCAAATTGGGTG GTAGGAAATCATGACAATTCACGCATTGCTTCTCGTATTGGTGCACAATATACTGATGTTGTTAATATGCTTCTGCTGACACTTCCTGGAACTCCTACCACTTACTATGGGGAAGAATTGGGAATGAAGAATATCATTGTACCTGAAGATGAGATTCAAGATCCTTTTGGGAGATTTGATCAT GCAGCAAATAGAGATCCACAAAGCTCACCGATGCAGTGGGACAGCAGTGCCAATGCTGGCTTCAGTACAGCAAACAAAACTTGGCTACCTGTCCATTCAAACCATATTAAAGTAAATGTTGAA GTTGAAAAGAAAGAACAGAACTCCACCTTGACCCTCTACCGTGAGCTTAGCTTTCTTCGCCAGAGTGAATTGCCAATTCACAGGGGATGGATGTGTTACATTTGGAATGATACAGATGTGTTTGCATATGTGAGAGAACTGGATGGTTTGGATTCTGTCTTCTTGATAGTGCTAAATTTTGGTAAAGCTTCAGCAGTTAATCTAGCGAGCAAAGTTCCATATCTTCCCAAAGAAGCAAATGTAAGACTCAGTACTGACTCTAATAAAAAAGGGAAGACGGTTCAGACAGCATCCATAATAACTGGTGCTGGAGAAGGTCTTGTATTGGAATACAGAACAAATAATCCAGTCCATAGTAAGGCAGAATTCAAAGATAAGTGCTATATTTCACAGAAAGCATGTTATTTGAGTACATTAGGTTTACTGTACAAGAACtgttaa